A genomic window from Micromonospora ferruginea includes:
- a CDS encoding small basic family protein — protein sequence MIAVLALLAGVVLGVYLDPTVPAALQPYLPIAVVAALDAVFGGVRAKLDRIFDDKQFVVSFISNVLVAGLIVYLGDQLGVGGQLSTGVVVVLGVRIFGNVAAIRRHLFRA from the coding sequence ATGATCGCGGTGCTGGCGTTGCTCGCCGGTGTGGTGCTGGGGGTGTATCTGGATCCCACGGTGCCGGCGGCGTTGCAGCCGTATCTGCCGATCGCGGTGGTGGCCGCGTTGGACGCGGTGTTCGGTGGGGTGCGGGCGAAGCTGGACCGGATCTTCGACGACAAGCAGTTCGTGGTGTCGTTCATCTCGAACGTGCTGGTGGCGGGTCTGATCGTCTATCTGGGTGACCAGTTGGGCGTGGGTGGTCAGTTGTCCACCGGTGTGGTGGTCGTGCTCGGTGTGCGCATCTTCGGGAACGTGGCGGCGATCCGCCGGCACCTGTTCCGGGCGTAG